In one window of Ruminococcus albus AD2013 DNA:
- a CDS encoding TIGR04100 family radical SAM protein, translating into MKKTAMTISYELWGKLYLNITNKCPCACTFCLRQNDDGAYGSDPLWLEHQPDYDEVIENLKTRDLSSYKEIIFCGYGEPTSELDILLKTAEYIRSVCDTPIRLNTNGLANLIHGRKTEQDFKGLIDTVSISLNASDSKAYMAITRPKWTDKDCFAEMLSFAETMKKYVPNVILTVVDVIGEEEIAKSQAVADSIGVTLRVRPLET; encoded by the coding sequence ATGAAAAAGACAGCTATGACCATATCCTATGAGCTGTGGGGTAAGCTTTATCTGAATATCACAAACAAATGTCCTTGTGCTTGTACGTTCTGCCTGAGACAGAACGATGACGGCGCTTACGGTTCCGACCCGCTGTGGCTGGAACATCAGCCTGACTATGATGAGGTCATTGAAAACCTTAAAACACGCGACCTTTCATCTTACAAGGAGATAATATTCTGCGGTTACGGCGAGCCTACAAGCGAGCTGGATATACTGCTGAAAACGGCTGAATATATACGCTCGGTATGCGATACTCCCATAAGGCTCAACACAAACGGTCTGGCAAACCTTATACACGGAAGAAAGACCGAGCAGGATTTCAAGGGACTTATAGATACTGTTTCCATCAGCCTTAACGCTTCGGACAGCAAGGCTTATATGGCGATAACCCGTCCTAAGTGGACAGACAAGGACTGCTTTGCGGAGATGCTTTCATTCGCTGAGACCATGAAAAAGTATGTGCCAAATGTTATACTCACGGTAGTGGACGTTATCGGCGAAGAGGAGATAGCGAAGTCGCAGGCTGTTGCTGACAGCATAGGCGTAACGCTGAGAGTACGCCCCCTTGAAACATAA
- the thrB gene encoding homoserine kinase, whose product MINIKIPATSANLGAGFDALGLALNYYNYVEMEESDVIDIASSDDIPVPCDERNLIYLSAKDLYAVCGRKLEGLKLRQTNNIPMARGLGSSSACIIAGLVGANRMLGDPLTKDDLVDLAAQIEGHPDNTAPALLGGIVTAVFDGRKVHWVKQEVYTKLKFVAMIPDFELKTEEARACLPKEVSHKDAVYNLSRAALFSASLLTGKFENLRTAVHDKLHQPYRMELIPGCREVFDIAYTHGAYASYISGAGPTVMSIVDVENTYFAGKMKFSLDNAGLGGWQVKELAIDNDGTVLVDSHIKRH is encoded by the coding sequence ATGATAAACATTAAAATACCCGCAACCTCGGCTAACCTTGGTGCGGGTTTTGATGCGCTGGGACTTGCGCTTAATTACTACAACTATGTGGAGATGGAGGAGAGCGATGTTATAGATATAGCTTCATCTGACGATATCCCTGTTCCCTGTGATGAGAGAAATCTGATATATCTTTCAGCTAAGGATCTATATGCCGTATGCGGCAGGAAGCTGGAGGGTCTGAAACTTCGTCAGACCAACAATATCCCCATGGCAAGGGGACTAGGCTCGTCTTCAGCCTGCATAATCGCGGGTCTTGTGGGTGCTAACAGGATGCTTGGCGACCCGCTGACAAAGGACGACCTTGTTGACCTTGCGGCACAGATAGAGGGTCACCCTGATAATACTGCCCCTGCACTGCTGGGCGGTATCGTTACGGCTGTATTCGATGGCAGAAAGGTACACTGGGTAAAGCAGGAGGTATACACAAAGCTGAAATTTGTGGCTATGATACCTGATTTTGAGTTGAAGACCGAGGAAGCCCGTGCTTGTCTGCCAAAGGAAGTATCCCACAAGGATGCTGTGTACAATCTTTCGAGAGCGGCACTGTTTTCGGCTTCACTGCTGACGGGCAAGTTTGAAAATCTGCGCACGGCGGTACATGACAAGCTTCATCAGCCTTACAGAATGGAACTTATACCCGGGTGCAGAGAGGTATTTGATATCGCTTATACACACGGCGCATACGCAAGCTACATAAGCGGTGCGGGTCCTACCGTGATGTCGATAGTTGATGTTGAAAATACGTATTTTGCAGGCAAGATGAAATTCTCGCTGGACAATGCGGGACTTGGCGGCTGGCAGGTAAAGGAACTTGCCATCGACAATGACGGTACTGTTCTGGTAGATTCTCATATTAAACGACATTAA
- the pta gene encoding phosphate acetyltransferase, with amino-acid sequence MGMFDKLIANLKAEKKTIVFTEGSDARILNAADRLLKEGLMGVILCGNVDDVKAAAKAGGFNIDAAEILDPETYPEMDALVAQMVELRKGKMTEEEVRAALKKSNYFGTMLVKAGKADALLGGATYSTADTVRPALQIIKTKKGSNLVSSSFILFREKDGKEEKIAMGDCAINLGYTDRLDKEGNVVLSAARQLGEVAVETARTAAYFGIDPKVAVLSFSTYGSGKGGTVQLSHDAVIEAKNIDPDLVIDGEFQFDAAVSAEVAKTKCPDSKVAGQANTFIFPLIEAGNIGYKIAQRLGGYEAYGPILQGLNAPINDLSRGCNADEVYKMAIITAGMA; translated from the coding sequence ATGGGAATGTTTGATAAGCTGATAGCTAATCTCAAGGCTGAAAAGAAAACTATCGTATTCACCGAGGGCAGCGATGCCCGTATACTCAACGCTGCTGACAGACTTCTGAAAGAGGGTCTGATGGGCGTTATACTCTGCGGCAATGTTGACGATGTAAAGGCTGCTGCTAAGGCAGGCGGCTTCAATATCGACGCTGCTGAGATACTCGATCCCGAGACTTATCCCGAGATGGACGCTCTCGTTGCTCAGATGGTTGAGCTGAGAAAAGGCAAGATGACAGAGGAAGAAGTAAGAGCTGCACTGAAGAAGTCCAACTACTTCGGCACAATGCTCGTTAAGGCAGGCAAGGCTGATGCTCTGCTGGGCGGCGCTACTTATTCCACCGCTGATACAGTAAGACCTGCTCTCCAGATCATCAAGACCAAGAAGGGCAGCAACCTGGTAAGCTCCTCCTTCATCCTTTTCAGAGAGAAGGACGGCAAGGAAGAGAAGATAGCTATGGGCGACTGCGCTATCAACCTGGGCTATACCGACAGACTTGACAAGGAAGGCAACGTAGTTCTTTCCGCTGCAAGACAGCTGGGTGAGGTTGCAGTTGAGACTGCAAGAACAGCTGCATACTTCGGCATCGACCCCAAGGTAGCTGTACTGAGCTTCTCCACCTACGGTTCAGGCAAGGGCGGCACTGTTCAGCTTAGCCACGATGCTGTTATCGAAGCTAAGAACATCGACCCCGATCTCGTTATCGACGGCGAATTCCAGTTCGACGCTGCTGTATCCGCAGAGGTTGCAAAGACCAAGTGCCCCGACAGCAAGGTTGCAGGTCAGGCTAACACATTCATCTTCCCTCTTATCGAGGCAGGCAACATCGGCTACAAGATCGCTCAGAGACTCGGCGGCTATGAGGCTTACGGTCCTATCCTCCAGGGTCTGAACGCTCCTATCAACGACCTCTCAAGAGGCTGCAACGCTGATGAAGTTTACAAGATGGCTATCATCACCGCAGGCATGGCTTGA
- a CDS encoding PH domain-containing protein gives MLYLICITIGTGGKTIKVYSHDNVGAGDMKIYKLSKRPLALIYALLGAILFFIRFALNLVLDLVEKYAHIHSNFADYYVLLPLWVIAALFAVLVLPFYFHKARYTVSDKEITAKSGLFITSKQFMLTSSVKSVTCILLPLGRLTGMNFIILNALGSRLVIPFLGRRDAEEIANLVNNSIRSRIDE, from the coding sequence GTGTTATACTTAATATGTATAACTATCGGCACAGGCGGGAAAACGATAAAAGTATACAGTCACGATAACGTAGGAGCAGGAGATATGAAGATCTACAAGCTTTCAAAAAGACCGCTGGCGCTTATATATGCGCTGCTGGGTGCTATACTTTTTTTCATCAGGTTCGCGCTTAATCTGGTGCTTGACCTTGTGGAGAAGTATGCACATATACACAGCAATTTTGCGGATTACTATGTATTGCTGCCTTTGTGGGTCATAGCGGCGCTTTTTGCGGTGCTGGTGCTTCCGTTTTATTTCCATAAGGCGAGATACACTGTGTCTGACAAAGAGATAACCGCAAAAAGCGGGCTTTTTATAACATCAAAACAGTTCATGCTGACTTCTTCGGTGAAATCGGTGACCTGCATACTTCTGCCATTGGGCAGGCTGACGGGTATGAACTTTATAATACTCAACGCTCTGGGTTCGCGGCTGGTGATACCCTTTCTGGGCAGGCGCGACGCTGAAGAGATAGCAAATCTGGTAAACAATTCTATCAGGAGCAGGATAGACGAATGA
- a CDS encoding PH domain-containing protein produces the protein MYIAKYLWLLLIPLAKYLIATQFDFESWVKTNWVDILTLSVIFGYGILRWVFIYFEIEEDSIIAHTGYFGIEKTQVYFSEMSSMSLCQGYIFRLLGACTVYIDTDAKSIQSADIRLDISQKQAFRIYELATQKCRSKPKYIFNTQKRSLLIFSLLFSSTLSGMLLTLTFIYQAYRIVGREIEEEFLAKVNTQLEKMTLHIPKYLIVAALAVAGSWFVSFVSNLMRHWGFSCTRCADMLLISSGKGTKRRHIIMRERINYIDYQQSMLMKIFGICSVQVHCTGYGKRRLELSALVPITTNSSAETSVRLLMPNMPTVGYDVRTGLGDVRRFVTIPLLICMLPGALYEFLCRLIPRFEMVVKTIPDWKSALTNLAVISMVPLVWLVIVKVNAAFNTAVGFEGGHCMLSYCRYYRFHKASVRMDRISKIKITRNPFQRMNGTCHLYVYTSAEGSSCHVVRGLNYERLTAAMAKAGIIDP, from the coding sequence ATGTATATCGCAAAGTATCTCTGGCTGCTGCTGATACCTCTGGCGAAATACCTTATCGCGACACAGTTCGATTTTGAAAGCTGGGTAAAGACAAACTGGGTGGATATACTTACCCTTTCGGTGATATTCGGATACGGCATACTGCGGTGGGTGTTCATATATTTCGAGATAGAAGAGGACAGCATAATCGCTCACACGGGGTATTTCGGCATTGAAAAGACACAGGTGTATTTCAGCGAGATGTCTTCAATGTCCCTGTGTCAGGGGTATATATTCAGGCTGCTGGGAGCCTGTACGGTATATATCGATACCGATGCAAAAAGCATACAAAGCGCGGATATCAGGCTGGATATCAGCCAGAAGCAGGCGTTTCGGATATACGAACTTGCAACGCAGAAATGCCGTAGCAAACCAAAGTATATTTTCAACACTCAGAAGAGAAGTCTGTTGATATTTTCACTGCTTTTTTCATCTACCCTTTCGGGGATGCTGCTGACGCTGACTTTCATATATCAGGCGTACAGGATAGTCGGGCGCGAGATAGAGGAAGAATTTCTGGCAAAGGTGAACACCCAGCTTGAAAAAATGACACTGCATATACCGAAGTATCTGATAGTTGCCGCACTGGCAGTAGCGGGCAGCTGGTTTGTCTCCTTTGTATCCAACCTTATGCGGCACTGGGGATTCAGCTGTACCAGATGTGCGGATATGCTGCTGATAAGCAGCGGCAAGGGCACAAAGCGGCGGCATATCATAATGCGCGAGAGGATAAACTATATCGACTATCAGCAGTCCATGTTAATGAAGATCTTCGGGATATGTTCGGTGCAGGTACACTGCACGGGCTACGGCAAGCGCAGGCTTGAACTTTCGGCACTTGTGCCCATAACCACGAATTCTTCGGCGGAAACATCTGTAAGGCTGCTTATGCCGAATATGCCGACGGTGGGCTATGATGTGCGCACCGGTCTGGGCGATGTCAGGAGATTTGTGACTATACCGCTGCTGATATGTATGCTGCCGGGAGCGTTATATGAATTCCTTTGCAGGCTGATACCGCGCTTTGAGATGGTAGTAAAAACTATCCCCGACTGGAAAAGCGCTTTGACCAATCTGGCGGTGATATCAATGGTGCCGCTGGTATGGCTGGTCATAGTAAAGGTAAATGCGGCATTCAATACGGCTGTGGGCTTTGAGGGCGGACACTGTATGCTTTCCTATTGCAGATACTACCGCTTTCATAAAGCATCTGTCAGGATGGACAGGATAAGCAAGATAAAGATAACCAGAAATCCATTTCAGCGTATGAACGGTACTTGTCACCTTTATGTGTATACCTCTGCGGAGGGTTCAAGCTGCCATGTGGTAAGGGGTCTGAATTATGAGAGACTCACTGCTGCGATGGCTAAGGCAGGCATTATCGACCCGTGA
- a CDS encoding chemotaxis protein CheA: MPKFDESMESMVDTFLFETGELLENLDEILMRAEQAEEISMIEESDIAEIFRTMHTIKGSAAMMGLQNMSTLAHAMEDMFFIIREKTYVRTDKAALFDLLYKSSDALKAELENLTDEDIPLTDFSEMIGHIHDLAAFFKGEGGNTEEQSDDVPADIFDDNEPADMLTYKLIYDDACQMPSARAIVLIRKLGAFAEVCRTIPPDMDDDNADGQIKNAGLYIKLVTDDRNAVEKMISAALNVENFELFTRDKLKAKSGGEKGGNNEISIPEGVFLPDDGDELLTYRVTYSESCAMPSARAIVLLRKLGAVSEVCRTLPHDMDADDADDAIKKNGLYIKLITDDTAAVEKMLQSGINVESAVKVDKSDAEKEAPKAGAAEKAEPQKTENKAETQAEHSPKPAAKAQKKEHKEQSMLTVKLEKLDKLLELVSEIVITESAVTSSPDLRELDTNLDRFNKSSRELKKLTDELQDVVMSLRMVPVSTAFQKMNRVVRDMNNTLKKNANLVFRGEDTEVDKSIIDMLGDPLMHIVRNAVDHGIETPEERAASGKKNPPTVTLSAGYESNEVVISCKDNGAGMDAAKIMAKAKKNGLLTKPESEYTEREIFNFVVAAGFSTNETVTQYSGRGVGMDVVKQNIEKVGGKLTVNSKLGKGSTFTIRIPLSLSIVDVLSVEIGSSNISIPALSVREAFSCTAENVITDPDGNEFVYLRDKCLPLIRLGEKLQLNTDITDPTEGICIYCREGAYEAVLLADSIVCDQQVVVKPFSPLLDGLHLKEAGLAGCSILGDGSITIILDMLSLLGGEKGEETSNG, from the coding sequence ATGCCAAAATTTGATGAGAGCATGGAAAGCATGGTCGATACCTTTTTGTTTGAAACGGGGGAACTGCTTGAAAACCTTGATGAGATACTCATGCGTGCTGAACAGGCGGAAGAGATATCCATGATAGAGGAGAGCGACATCGCGGAGATATTCCGAACCATGCACACGATAAAGGGTTCGGCGGCGATGATGGGCTTGCAGAATATGTCTACCCTTGCCCACGCGATGGAGGATATGTTCTTTATAATACGCGAAAAGACCTATGTGCGCACTGACAAGGCGGCGCTGTTCGACCTGCTTTACAAGAGCAGTGATGCGCTGAAAGCCGAGCTTGAAAATCTTACCGATGAGGATATACCGCTTACTGACTTTTCGGAGATGATAGGGCATATACACGACTTAGCGGCGTTCTTCAAGGGAGAGGGCGGAAATACCGAGGAACAGAGCGATGATGTTCCTGCTGATATCTTTGATGATAACGAACCTGCGGATATGCTGACTTACAAGCTGATATATGACGATGCCTGTCAGATGCCGTCAGCAAGGGCGATAGTGCTGATACGCAAGCTTGGGGCTTTTGCGGAGGTGTGCAGGACTATACCGCCTGATATGGACGATGATAATGCCGATGGTCAGATAAAGAACGCGGGGCTTTACATAAAACTTGTGACAGATGACCGCAACGCTGTTGAAAAGATGATATCAGCGGCGCTGAATGTTGAAAACTTTGAGCTGTTTACCAGAGACAAGCTGAAAGCAAAGTCAGGCGGTGAGAAAGGCGGCAATAATGAGATAAGTATACCCGAAGGAGTATTCCTGCCCGATGACGGTGATGAATTGCTGACATACAGGGTGACATACAGTGAAAGCTGTGCTATGCCATCGGCAAGGGCGATAGTCCTGCTTAGAAAGCTGGGTGCTGTATCGGAGGTCTGCCGTACTCTTCCGCACGATATGGATGCCGATGATGCTGATGATGCTATCAAAAAGAACGGTCTTTACATAAAGCTTATCACTGACGACACCGCCGCTGTTGAGAAGATGCTGCAAAGCGGTATCAATGTTGAAAGCGCGGTCAAGGTAGATAAGTCAGATGCGGAAAAGGAAGCGCCAAAGGCAGGAGCCGCAGAAAAAGCGGAACCACAGAAGACGGAGAATAAGGCGGAAACACAGGCGGAGCACTCTCCGAAGCCTGCAGCCAAGGCGCAGAAAAAAGAACACAAGGAACAGAGTATGCTGACAGTCAAGCTGGAAAAACTTGACAAGCTGCTTGAACTTGTTTCGGAGATAGTAATAACCGAGAGTGCTGTTACTTCCTCACCCGACCTGAGAGAACTTGATACCAACCTTGACCGCTTCAATAAATCTTCCCGCGAACTTAAAAAGCTGACGGATGAATTGCAGGACGTTGTTATGTCACTGCGAATGGTGCCTGTATCTACTGCTTTCCAGAAGATGAACAGGGTAGTGCGTGATATGAACAATACCCTGAAAAAGAATGCCAATCTGGTTTTCAGGGGCGAGGATACCGAGGTGGATAAATCCATAATAGATATGCTGGGCGACCCTCTGATGCATATTGTAAGGAACGCTGTTGACCACGGTATCGAAACTCCCGAGGAAAGGGCGGCTTCGGGCAAGAAAAATCCGCCTACAGTAACCCTGAGTGCGGGGTATGAATCCAATGAAGTGGTTATATCATGCAAGGATAACGGCGCAGGCATGGATGCGGCAAAGATAATGGCAAAGGCGAAAAAGAACGGTCTGCTGACAAAGCCCGAGAGCGAATACACCGAAAGGGAGATATTCAATTTTGTTGTTGCCGCGGGATTTTCAACCAACGAAACAGTGACCCAGTACAGCGGACGCGGTGTCGGCATGGACGTTGTAAAGCAGAACATCGAAAAGGTGGGCGGCAAGCTGACAGTCAACTCAAAGCTGGGCAAGGGCAGTACCTTTACCATAAGGATACCGCTTTCTCTTTCGATAGTTGATGTGCTTAGCGTTGAGATAGGCAGCAGCAACATATCCATACCTGCATTGTCGGTCAGAGAGGCATTCTCATGCACGGCTGAAAATGTTATCACCGACCCCGACGGAAATGAGTTCGTATATCTCAGGGACAAGTGCCTGCCGCTGATAAGGCTTGGTGAGAAGCTTCAGCTTAATACGGACATAACCGACCCCACAGAGGGAATATGCATATACTGCCGCGAGGGTGCTTATGAAGCCGTACTGCTGGCTGACAGTATAGTATGCGATCAGCAGGTGGTGGTAAAGCCTTTCTCGCCCCTGCTTGACGGACTTCATCTTAAAGAAGCGGGTCTTGCGGGCTGTTCGATACTTGGTGACGGCAGCATTACGATAATACTTGATATGCTCTCACTGCTTGGCGGAGAAAAAGGGGAGGAGACTTCAAATGGCTGA
- a CDS encoding chemotaxis protein CheW, with translation MADIYELLDNGGQLLTFFAGGEYYGFYILSVADIIEMPEFTVIPTAPPYVLGLMNHRGKAVPVMDLRLRLGLPQGEYDERSCVVVIEVNTMQCGLVVDRVSDVENITADMIARSPADAGLVKGFVIRDDKPKISILDPGAVARI, from the coding sequence ATGGCTGATATTTACGAACTTCTTGACAACGGCGGTCAGCTGCTGACCTTTTTCGCAGGCGGGGAATATTACGGATTTTACATCCTCAGCGTAGCGGATATCATTGAAATGCCGGAATTCACCGTGATACCAACAGCGCCGCCCTATGTTCTGGGGCTGATGAACCACCGCGGCAAGGCTGTGCCTGTTATGGATCTCAGACTTCGTCTGGGACTGCCACAGGGGGAGTATGATGAAAGAAGCTGTGTTGTAGTTATTGAGGTCAACACTATGCAGTGCGGTCTTGTGGTGGACAGAGTCAGTGATGTTGAAAACATAACTGCCGATATGATAGCACGTTCTCCTGCTGATGCGGGACTGGTAAAGGGCTTTGTTATCCGCGATGACAAACCTAAGATATCTATCCTCGACCCAGGGGCTGTTGCAAGGATATAA
- a CDS encoding D-alanyl-D-alanine carboxypeptidase family protein codes for MKKGTKLIISTAAAVTAAVITGTMCAFAAAGNGDVNGDGKVNITDITLTAAYVKGKKMLSADALTAADVSGDGSVNTTDLTRLAAFVKGKRYLDGSEPTPPPEPEPEGPVIEVRNGVTYVDGILVVNKSYALPENYGNGLTAETQKAFNNMQAAAWNDGISLWICSGFRSYSYQSQLYWSYVNRDGQWAADTYSARPGHSEHQTGLAIDINDASSNFNGTPAAKWIAAHCTEYGFIIRYPYGKQDKTGFMYEPWHVRYVGKDLAKKITASGLCLEEYLGIDSYYH; via the coding sequence ATGAAAAAAGGAACAAAACTTATCATTTCAACGGCTGCGGCAGTTACAGCGGCAGTCATCACAGGCACGATGTGCGCGTTTGCAGCAGCGGGCAACGGCGATGTCAACGGTGACGGCAAGGTCAACATAACCGATATAACCCTCACCGCGGCATATGTAAAGGGCAAAAAGATGCTTTCCGCAGATGCACTTACAGCGGCAGATGTAAGCGGCGACGGTTCCGTAAACACGACGGATCTCACAAGGCTCGCAGCCTTTGTAAAGGGAAAGCGTTATCTCGACGGTTCCGAACCCACACCGCCTCCCGAGCCTGAACCCGAAGGTCCTGTTATCGAGGTCAGGAACGGAGTTACATACGTCGATGGTATACTCGTTGTCAACAAGAGCTACGCTCTCCCCGAGAACTACGGCAACGGACTTACAGCTGAGACCCAGAAAGCTTTCAACAATATGCAGGCTGCCGCATGGAATGACGGCATATCACTGTGGATATGTTCGGGATTCAGAAGCTACTCCTATCAGAGCCAGCTTTACTGGAGCTACGTAAACAGGGACGGTCAGTGGGCTGCTGATACATACTCCGCAAGACCGGGACACTCCGAGCACCAGACGGGACTTGCCATAGATATCAACGACGCCAGCAGTAATTTCAACGGCACCCCCGCAGCTAAGTGGATAGCCGCGCACTGCACCGAATACGGATTCATAATCCGCTACCCCTATGGCAAGCAGGATAAGACAGGCTTTATGTATGAACCATGGCACGTCAGGTATGTCGGCAAAGATCTTGCAAAAAAGATAACTGCTTCAGGTCTGTGCCTTGAAGAGTATCTGGGTATAGATTCCTACTATCACTGA
- a CDS encoding bifunctional chorismate mutase/prephenate dehydratase: MDLNDIRAEINEVDKQLQELFSKRMELCGQVADYKIANGLPVFQKDREKQVIANVTEGAPEGLQGATRVYFQTMMDISKCLQYRKMFDNTGFIPFKKLDLSGRHRVAVPGTFGSYNHIACSELFEDADTMFFDNFEEIFKAVSAGAAEFGILPIINSTAGSVVQTYELMRQYDFKICAQAKLKISHCLAARKGVRIEDIHDIYSHEQALRQCSDLINRGAYKAHSFSNTSLAACYVKESTEPCAAICSEKCAEDLGLEILRRSVQNAAENYTKFILISHETFKADNADTISVCLALPHQSSSLYRLLTKFSVAGLNMTMIESMPIANTEFDVMFYLDFKGDIGKKEVTTLLSELSHELSYFKFLGNYKEV, encoded by the coding sequence ATGGATCTGAATGATATCAGAGCAGAGATAAATGAAGTAGATAAACAGCTTCAGGAGCTTTTTTCAAAGCGTATGGAGCTTTGCGGACAGGTGGCGGATTATAAGATAGCTAACGGACTTCCCGTTTTTCAGAAAGACAGGGAAAAGCAGGTGATAGCGAATGTGACGGAGGGTGCACCCGAGGGTCTTCAGGGTGCCACAAGGGTGTATTTCCAGACGATGATGGATATATCAAAATGTCTGCAATACCGCAAAATGTTCGATAATACTGGCTTTATACCTTTCAAGAAGCTTGATCTTTCGGGCAGGCACAGGGTGGCTGTACCCGGAACTTTCGGTTCGTATAACCACATAGCGTGCAGTGAGCTTTTTGAGGACGCTGACACTATGTTCTTTGATAACTTTGAGGAGATATTCAAGGCAGTATCGGCAGGTGCGGCTGAATTCGGTATACTGCCGATCATCAATTCGACTGCGGGTTCTGTGGTGCAGACTTACGAACTCATGCGTCAGTACGATTTCAAGATATGTGCACAGGCAAAGCTGAAGATATCCCACTGCCTTGCGGCGCGAAAAGGCGTAAGGATTGAGGATATACACGATATATATTCACATGAACAGGCGCTCAGGCAGTGTTCCGACCTGATAAACAGGGGCGCGTACAAGGCGCACAGTTTCTCGAATACGTCACTTGCGGCTTGCTATGTAAAGGAAAGCACCGAGCCCTGTGCGGCGATATGCTCGGAAAAATGTGCAGAAGACCTGGGTCTTGAGATACTCCGCAGAAGCGTGCAGAATGCGGCGGAGAATTACACAAAATTCATACTCATTTCCCATGAGACATTCAAGGCAGATAACGCCGATACCATATCGGTTTGTCTGGCACTTCCTCATCAGTCCTCGTCCCTTTACAGACTGCTGACAAAATTCTCCGTTGCGGGTCTTAATATGACCATGATAGAAAGTATGCCCATCGCCAACACGGAGTTTGATGTTATGTTCTATCTGGATTTCAAGGGAGATATCGGCAAAAAGGAAGTCACAACGCTCCTCAGTGAGCTTTCACATGAACTGAGCTATTTCAAATTCTTAGGCAACTATAAGGAGGTATAA
- the ispF gene encoding 2-C-methyl-D-erythritol 2,4-cyclodiphosphate synthase, with translation MRIGHGYDVHRLVEGRKLILGGVEIPYKFGLDGHSDADVLVHALMDALLGAMALGDIGQHFPDTDPDYKGADSLKLLDRVMEYVDDSNYVFSNADMTICCQSPKLAPYIMDMRENIADTIGCDISQISIKATTEEHLGFTGSGEGISATAVVLLEDV, from the coding sequence ATGCGTATTGGTCACGGCTATGATGTTCACAGGCTTGTCGAGGGAAGAAAGCTTATCCTCGGCGGTGTTGAGATACCCTATAAATTTGGTCTGGATGGTCATTCTGATGCAGACGTTCTCGTCCACGCGCTGATGGACGCTCTTCTCGGGGCGATGGCACTGGGTGATATCGGTCAGCATTTCCCTGATACCGACCCTGATTACAAGGGCGCGGACAGCCTTAAACTATTGGACAGGGTAATGGAATATGTTGATGACAGCAACTATGTTTTCTCAAATGCCGATATGACCATATGCTGTCAGTCTCCGAAGCTTGCACCTTACATAATGGATATGCGCGAAAATATAGCTGACACCATCGGCTGTGATATCTCGCAGATATCCATAAAAGCTACTACCGAGGAACATCTTGGCTTTACAGGCAGCGGCGAGGGCATATCGGCTACGGCAGTTGTACTGCTTGAAGACGTATGA
- a CDS encoding GNAT family N-acetyltransferase: MMRFRPYKSCDAEKIVSWTKDEYSFRQWSSDRFGDFPLTADELNSYYADYRDNDRHLEFTAYDEKGICGHMIVRFTDEEKKTARFGFVIVDSERRGQGLGRKMLELAKNYTRDYLLADKITLGVFENNPAALKCYSAAGFKEVGTEDGYYSYHGDEWKCIEMEFIF, encoded by the coding sequence ATGATGCGTTTCAGACCCTATAAGTCCTGTGATGCTGAAAAGATAGTCAGCTGGACAAAGGACGAATATTCTTTCAGACAGTGGTCATCTGACAGGTTCGGAGATTTTCCGCTGACGGCAGATGAGCTTAACAGCTACTATGCCGATTACAGGGATAATGACCGCCATCTGGAATTTACAGCATATGATGAGAAAGGCATCTGCGGACACATGATAGTTCGCTTTACCGATGAGGAAAAGAAAACCGCCCGCTTCGGCTTTGTCATCGTTGACAGTGAAAGGCGGGGACAGGGGCTCGGCAGAAAAATGCTGGAGCTTGCGAAAAACTATACCCGCGATTATCTTCTTGCTGATAAGATAACACTCGGGGTATTTGAAAATAATCCCGCGGCGCTTAAATGCTATAGCGCGGCAGGGTTCAAGGAAGTCGGTACCGAGGACGGATATTACAGCTATCATGGCGATGAGTGGAAATGCATCGAGATGGAGTTTATTTTCTGA